TGGCGAAGGTGCCGAGGGCGGTGAAGCCGGCCACCACCACGAAGGTGGTGAAGGTGGTGAAGGTGGCGAAGCCGGCCACCACCACGAAGGCGGTGAAGGCGGCGAGGGCGGTGAAGCCGGCCACCACCACGAAGGCGGTGAAGGCGGCGAGGGCGGCGAAGCCGGCCACCACCAGGAAGGCGGTGAAGGTGGCGAGGGCGGTGAAGCCGGCCACCACCAGGAAGGCGGTGAAGGTGGCGAGGGCGGTGAAGGCAGCGCCGCGGCCGATCCCTTCGCGGTGTTCGCCTACCTGAATGCCCCCGCCGGTGGTGAAGGCGGCGAAGGTGGTGAAGGCGGTGAAGGTGGCGAAGGCGGTGAAGCCGGCCATGCCATCGATGCCAGCAACCCCGGCGTCTACTACACCAACCTGGCCATGATGAAGGGCCACCTGGCCGTCGCCCGCGAGCTCTACCAGGCCGGCGAGCAGACCGCCGCCCAGCCGCACTTCGGCCATCCCCTTCAGGAGCACTACGAGCCCCTGGAGCCGGCCTTCGAGACCCGTGGCGTTGCGCCGTTCGAGGATACGCTCCAGGCCCTGGTCGATCAGACTCGCGAGGGCGGCGAGTGGGGTGAGCATGCCGACGCCTACCAGGCCGCCCTGGCCGCCATCGACACCGCCATGCAGGACGTCGACGGTGAGCTGCGCGAGGATGTGGCCTTCCAGGGTCGCGTCCAGCTGGCCTTGCTGCGCCAGGCGGTGCACGAGTACGAGGAAGCCGTGGACGACGGCCAGTTCGTCAACGTGCCGGAGTACCAGGACGGGCGTGGCTTCATGCTGACCGCCAAGGCGCAGCTCGAACAGCAGGCCGAACTCTTCCAGGCCAGCGACGAGGCGGCCTACGAGGAACTGATGGCGGCCTATGACGAGGCGATGGCGGCCTGGCCCTCCGCCGAGGCGCCCGAGGCGCCGGTGATGAGCTACGGGGAACTGTCGTCCAGCACCTTCAAGCTGGAATCGCTGCTCGGCCGCTACTGAGCCGCCCCGCCAACGATGGGAGGGCAAAGCCCCCCCGCCAAGGCCCGACCCGGCTCCGCCGGGTCGGGCCTTCTTGTCAGTGGGTCAGGTCAATCGTCTGGCCAGTCCTCACGCCAGCCGATGGGCCAGGGCGGCGCAGAAGTCCCGCCAGGCCGCTCGCATGGCGGGGAGGGGGGCATGGGCATGCAGGGCCCCGTGCCAGAGTCCCGGGGCACGCCGATAGCCGACCTCGGCACCGGCCGATCGCCAGGCGTCGATAGTGCGCTCCAGGGGCGCAAGCGACGGGTGGCCACGCCGGCGACGCTGGTATCGGCGACGGTCATGCCCTCGGGCAGTGGCGGCGCGAAGGACTGGCACAGCCGGTCATAGCGCGGCCGGGCCGCCCCGAGGGACAGCCCGGCCAGTGCCTCCAGACCCTGCGCGAAGGCGCGACGGAAGGTCTCCGGCGTCATTGCCGCTCCATCGCCGGGCGGGCCTGTCGCGACTCGCGCACCAGCGAGACCAGCACGCCGGCGGTCATCACCAGGATGACCCCGCTCAGCGGCAGGGCGGCGGCGATCAGCGCCGTCTGCAGCGCCTTGAGGCCACCGGCCACCAGCAGCACGGCGGCCACCAGGCCGATCACCACCCCCCAGAAGACCCGGAAGCGCTGGGGCGGCTCGTCGTTGCCCAGCGACAGGATGGTGGTCAGCACCAGGGTGCCGGAATCCGAGGAGGTGACGAACCAGCTCATCAGCAGGAACACCATCATCGCCGAGAGCAGCCAGCCCAGGGCGCCGGTGCCGGCGATGCCGTCGGCGCTGGCGAACAGGGCGGCGGGCAGGTCCCAGGCATTGACCAGCTCGATGATTCCCGCGCTGCCGGGGCCGTCCGCGGCGTGCAGCTCCTGATAGAGGGCATTGCCGCCGAAGATGACCAGCCAGACGAAGATGATCAGGGTCGGCACCAGCAGCACGCCGAGCACGAACTCGCGCAGGGTGCGGCCCCGGGAGATGCGGGCGATGAACAGCCCGACGAAGGGTGCCCAGGCCAGCCACCAGCCCCAGTAGAAGATGGTCCAGGCCTGCTGCCAGGCGGCCGGGCCGGGCTCGTCGGCGTACCACAGGCCCATGGGAATGAAGTGGGCGGCGTAGTCGAGCAGGGTCTCGCCGAAGGCCTGGACCAGCCACAGGGTGGGGCCGCCGAGCAGGAAGGCGCCGACCACCAGCACCGAGACCCAGATATTGAGCTCGGAGATGAGCTTGATGCCCTTCTGCACGCCGGACACCACCGAGAGGATGGAGACGGCCGAGATCACCGCGATCAGCACGAGCTGCGTCTGCAGGCCGTCGCTGATGCCGACCAGCCGCTCCAGGCCCACGGCCATCTGGCTGACGCCGAGGCCCAGCGAGGTGGCCACGCCGAAGACGCAGCCCAGCACCCCGAGGATGTCGACCGCATGGCCGACCGGCCCGTAGATGCGCTCGCCGATAAAGGGGTAGAGCGCGGAGCGCAGTGCCAGAGGCAGCCCCTTGCGGTAGGCGAAGTAGGCCAGCGACAGGCCGACGATCACGTAGATGGCCCAGCCGTGCAGCCCCCAGTGGAAGACCGAGACGCGCAGGGCGTCGATGGCCCGCTCATGGCCCAGGGTGGTGGCGCCGGCCATGTCGGCATGGGGGTTGTTGGGGTAGCCGAAGGCGCCCCCGTCATCCAGGTAGAAGATCGGTTCGGCGACCCCGAAGAACAGGATGCCGATGCCGATGCCGGCGGAGAACAGCATCGAGAACCAGGCGAAGTTGCTGAACTCGGGGCGACTGTCGTCGGCGCCGAGGCGGATGCTGCCGTAGCGGCTGACCACGATGACCGCACAGACCGCCAGCAGCAGCATCACGGTCACCAGGTAGTAGCCACTGAAGGTGCTCTCGATCCAGCCGCGCGCGGCGCCGAAGACGCTGCCGGCCACATCGGCGCCGAACCCGGTGAACAGCACGAAGGCCAGCACCAGGGCGGCGGAGGTGATGGTCATGCCCTTGTGCATGCCGCGGAAGAACCCGGCCTGGGATAGCTCGGTCACCATGTAGTCCGTGGTGGTCCCGGCGTGCGGGCGCGCGTCGCGCTGCGGGGGGGTGGGGGTAGCGATAAGCCGTCTCCTCTGATGGGCCGGGCCTCGGGCCGGCGATCCCGTTGCCCGCCCGGCGCCGGCCGGGCGGGATGGTGTGATGAAGCGATGTGATGACGCCGGGCGGCCTTAGCGCCTGGGCGGCAGGCCGATGCGTCGCCCGGCGAGTTCCGGCCAGGCGTCCGCCTCGGCATGCGGCAGCGCGGCGATGGCCCGCTCCACGGCCTCGGGGAAGGGCGCCGGACGGCCGGCCTCGCTGTCGATGCCCATCAGCATCTGCTCGCTGGTGGCCAGCAGGGTGCCCTCGGCGTCACGCATCGCGAAGAAGACGTGCAGGCGCTTGGCATCGCGGTCCAGCACCGTCGCCTCGACCGCCAGCGGCTGGCCCTCGTGGGCCTCGCGGCGATAGCAGAGATGGGTCTCCAGGGTGTAGAGGGTGTAGCCGTGGCGGCGCCGGCCGGCCGCGTCCAGGCCGATGGCGTCCATCAGCGCCTCCACCCCCAGGGAGAACACCCGGGCGTATTCGGCATCGTTCATATGGCCGTTGTAGTCGACCCACTGCGGGGCGACGCGGGTCTCGAGCAGTGCCATCAGATGCGCCCCTCGAGGCCCTCGGCCTCGGGCCAGTACTTCTGCACCAGGTCGAGCAGCTCGACCAGGAACTCATCACGGCGGCGGTCGAGCTCGGCCACGGGGCGGTCGGCGGCCTGGAACTCGCAGCCCGTGACCACCTTGTCGATCAGCTCGTCGGTGAGCTCCGGGGCCTCGAGCCTGGTCCAGGGCAGCTTCAACGCCGGGCCGAACTGCTCGAGCATATGGCGCATGCCCGGCTCGCCGCCGGCCAGGTGAAAGGTCAGGAAGGTGCCCATCAGCGACCAGCGCAGCCCGCAGCCGTAGACTACCGCCGCGTCCACCTCCTCGGTGGTGGCCACGCCGTCGTTGACCAGGTGCAGGGCCTCGCGCCACAGCGCCTCCATCAGCCGGTCGGCGATATGGCCCTCGATCTCGCGGCGCACCACCAGCGGGCGCATGGCCAGGTCCTGGTAGAGTGCCTGGGCCCGCGCGATATGGCTGGCCTCGGTGGCCTCGCCGCCCACCAGCTCCACCAGCGGCAGCAGGTAGACCGGGTTGAAGGGGTGGGCGACGATCACCCGGCCCGGGACCCAGGTGCAGTCGCGCTGCAGGTCGCTGGGCTTGAAGCCCGAGGTGGAGGAGCCGATGATCGCGCCGGGCGCGGCCGCGGCGTCGATGGCGGCGAGGATCTCGCGCTTGAGCTCGAGGCGCTCGGGCACGTTCTCCTGGATCAGGTCGGCGCCTGCCACCGCCTCCTCGAGGCGGCTCACGAAGGTCAGGCGTGCGGGATCGGCACCCTCGGCCAGGCCGAGTGTCTCGAGGGACGGCCAGGCGTTGTCGACGAAGGCGCGGGTGCGCTCGGCGGCCTGGGGGGCCGGGTCGAAGGCGACCACGTCCCAGCCGCGGGCCAGGGCCCGGGCGATCCAGCCGTTGCCGATGACGCCGGTGCCGATGACGGAGAGTTGACGGCTCATGCGTCACCTCCCGCGGCTGTCTCGAGCGCTGTCTTGACGATATGGCCGGTGCTCGGGTCGCGCAGCGCGAGGTGCGCGCGGGTCTCGGCGGGGGTCATGACGCGGCCGCCGAGGTGCTCGATGATGTCGCCGGCCTTCTCGACCAGCTGGGCGTTGGTCGCCATCACCCCCTTCTTGAGGTAGAGGTTGTCCTCCAGGCCGACCCGGGCGTGGCCGCCGAGCAGCATCGCCTGGGCGACCATGGGCATCTGCTGGCGGCCGATGCCGAAGGCCGCCCAGTTGGCGTTCTCCGGCAGCTTGTTGCGCATCGCCAGCATGGTCTCGGGGTCGGCCTCGGCGCCCCAGGGGATGCCCAGGCACAGCTGGAATAGCGGGTCGCCGTCGAGCAGGCCCTCCTGCTGCAACTGGCGGGCGAACCAGACGTGGCCCAGGTCGAAGCACTCGAGCTCCGGCTTGACGCCGGCGGCCTGCACCAGGCGGGCGTGCTCGCGCAGCCAGTCGGCGGTGTTGACGTAGACCATGTCGCCGAAATTCAGGCTGCCGCAATCCAGGGTGCACAGCTCGGGCAGCAGCTCGCCGACCGGCGCGTGGCGCTCGCGTGGGGTCTGGATGTCGGTGCCCGGGCCGCCGCGAGTCGGGTCCTCGGCGTCGGGAATCCAGTCGCCGCCGCCGCCGGCGGTGATGTTCATGACGATGTCGGTATCCGCCTCGCGGACCCGCTCCATCACCTCGCGGAAGTGCTCGGTGGAGTGGCTGATGCCGCCGGTCTCGGGATCGCGCACGTGGATATGGGCGACGCTGGCGCCGGCCTTGGCGGCGGCGATGCAGTCGTCGGCGATCTGCCGGGGCGTGACCGGGACGTTGGGGTTCTTGCCGGCGGTGTCGCCGGCGCCGGTGATGGCACAGGTCAGAATGACGTTGCGGTTCATGGGGACCTCCTGGGTGAGCCTGAGGGGAGTGTCCGTGATCCGGCGCCCACGAAACGTGCCTTAGGCGACTTGAAATTGACATAAGGCGCCAGGTGTAGGGGCGCGGGTCTGCCGTTGGCGATGGCCGGTGTCA
The Halomonas sp. M4R1S46 DNA segment above includes these coding regions:
- a CDS encoding BCCT family transporter produces the protein MVTELSQAGFFRGMHKGMTITSAALVLAFVLFTGFGADVAGSVFGAARGWIESTFSGYYLVTVMLLLAVCAVIVVSRYGSIRLGADDSRPEFSNFAWFSMLFSAGIGIGILFFGVAEPIFYLDDGGAFGYPNNPHADMAGATTLGHERAIDALRVSVFHWGLHGWAIYVIVGLSLAYFAYRKGLPLALRSALYPFIGERIYGPVGHAVDILGVLGCVFGVATSLGLGVSQMAVGLERLVGISDGLQTQLVLIAVISAVSILSVVSGVQKGIKLISELNIWVSVLVVGAFLLGGPTLWLVQAFGETLLDYAAHFIPMGLWYADEPGPAAWQQAWTIFYWGWWLAWAPFVGLFIARISRGRTLREFVLGVLLVPTLIIFVWLVIFGGNALYQELHAADGPGSAGIIELVNAWDLPAALFASADGIAGTGALGWLLSAMMVFLLMSWFVTSSDSGTLVLTTILSLGNDEPPQRFRVFWGVVIGLVAAVLLVAGGLKALQTALIAAALPLSGVILVMTAGVLVSLVRESRQARPAMERQ
- a CDS encoding thioesterase family protein; this encodes MALLETRVAPQWVDYNGHMNDAEYARVFSLGVEALMDAIGLDAAGRRRHGYTLYTLETHLCYRREAHEGQPLAVEATVLDRDAKRLHVFFAMRDAEGTLLATSEQMLMGIDSEAGRPAPFPEAVERAIAALPHAEADAWPELAGRRIGLPPRR
- a CDS encoding L-carnitine dehydrogenase, with product MSRQLSVIGTGVIGNGWIARALARGWDVVAFDPAPQAAERTRAFVDNAWPSLETLGLAEGADPARLTFVSRLEEAVAGADLIQENVPERLELKREILAAIDAAAAPGAIIGSSTSGFKPSDLQRDCTWVPGRVIVAHPFNPVYLLPLVELVGGEATEASHIARAQALYQDLAMRPLVVRREIEGHIADRLMEALWREALHLVNDGVATTEEVDAAVVYGCGLRWSLMGTFLTFHLAGGEPGMRHMLEQFGPALKLPWTRLEAPELTDELIDKVVTGCEFQAADRPVAELDRRRDEFLVELLDLVQKYWPEAEGLEGRI
- a CDS encoding 3-keto-5-aminohexanoate cleavage protein, with the protein product MNRNVILTCAITGAGDTAGKNPNVPVTPRQIADDCIAAAKAGASVAHIHVRDPETGGISHSTEHFREVMERVREADTDIVMNITAGGGGDWIPDAEDPTRGGPGTDIQTPRERHAPVGELLPELCTLDCGSLNFGDMVYVNTADWLREHARLVQAAGVKPELECFDLGHVWFARQLQQEGLLDGDPLFQLCLGIPWGAEADPETMLAMRNKLPENANWAAFGIGRQQMPMVAQAMLLGGHARVGLEDNLYLKKGVMATNAQLVEKAGDIIEHLGGRVMTPAETRAHLALRDPSTGHIVKTALETAAGGDA